From the genome of Flavobacterium luteolum, one region includes:
- a CDS encoding efflux RND transporter periplasmic adaptor subunit, with protein MKKIIITVVIIVVAFVGINYILNKNKAENEAKTAIVAEKNAAVSVKVATVKTEDVNLGFTANGNFAPIQELTFSAEKSGKVISVLVKEGDYVRVGQTLLTVRGDVINVNAQAAEAAYQNAKSDYARYENAFKTGGVTKQQLDQAKLALTNAQSNYTQAKINVGDTRVKAPINGYINKKYIEPGSILAGMPATALFDIVNVSKLKLTVTVNETQVASLKLGQTVDITASVYPDKSFSGKITFIAAKADASLNFPVEIEITNNANNDLKAGMYGTANFGAKSQKQNLKVVPRNAFVGSVSSNEIFVVENGVAKLRKVVAGRILGDKVEIINGLNDGETVIVTGQINLQDGNTVEIIK; from the coding sequence ATGAAGAAAATAATTATAACAGTCGTAATCATAGTCGTGGCTTTTGTCGGGATTAACTACATTCTAAATAAGAACAAGGCAGAAAATGAAGCGAAAACTGCAATTGTAGCAGAAAAAAACGCAGCAGTTTCTGTAAAAGTGGCTACAGTAAAAACAGAAGATGTTAACTTAGGTTTTACTGCAAACGGAAACTTCGCACCAATTCAGGAATTGACTTTCTCTGCTGAAAAATCTGGAAAAGTAATTAGTGTGTTAGTTAAAGAAGGTGACTATGTAAGAGTAGGCCAAACTCTTTTAACAGTAAGAGGTGACGTTATCAATGTAAACGCTCAAGCAGCTGAAGCAGCATATCAAAACGCAAAATCTGATTATGCTAGATATGAAAATGCTTTCAAAACAGGTGGTGTTACAAAACAGCAATTAGATCAAGCAAAATTAGCTTTAACTAATGCTCAATCTAATTATACTCAAGCTAAAATTAATGTTGGAGATACAAGAGTAAAAGCTCCAATTAACGGATACATCAATAAAAAATATATCGAGCCAGGTTCTATTTTAGCAGGAATGCCTGCAACTGCTTTATTTGATATTGTAAATGTTTCTAAATTAAAATTAACTGTTACAGTAAACGAAACTCAAGTTGCTAGTTTAAAATTAGGACAAACTGTAGACATTACAGCAAGTGTTTATCCTGATAAATCATTTAGTGGAAAAATTACTTTCATTGCTGCAAAAGCAGATGCTTCTTTAAATTTCCCTGTAGAAATTGAAATTACAAACAATGCTAACAACGACTTAAAAGCAGGTATGTACGGAACGGCAAACTTTGGTGCGAAGAGTCAAAAACAAAACTTGAAAGTTGTTCCTAGAAATGCTTTTGTTGGTAGTGTGAGCAGTAACGAAATTTTTGTTGTAGAAAACGGTGTTGCTAAATTAAGAAAAGTAGTGGCAGGAAGAATTTTAGGAGATAAAGTTGAAATCATTAATGGTTTAAATGACGGAGAAACTGTAATTGTGACTGGTCAAATCAACCTACAAGACGGAAATACAGTAGAAATTATTAAATAA
- a CDS encoding efflux RND transporter permease subunit, translated as MKLAEISIKRPSLVIVLFTILTLGGLFSYSQLGYELIPKFETNVITVSTVYPGASPSEVENTVTKKIEDAIASLENIKKIDSKSYESLSIVSITLTSNANVDISMNDAQRKINAILSDLPDDADPPSLTKFSLSDLPIMTLGANGKMDEAAFYDLIDKKIAPVLSRVQGVAQVNIIGGQEREIQVNLDAVKMQGYGLSVPQVQQTILSSNLDFPTGNIQTRNQKILIRLAGKYKNVDELRNLVVSSQNGIQIRLGDIADVQDTQKIAEKIARVDQKSAIVLQIVKQSDANAVAVSEQLIKTIKTLESDYKSAQLKLEVAKDSTVFTLEAADSVVHDLLIAVILVAFVMLFFLHSIRNSLIVMVSIPASLIATFIGIYLLGYTLNLMSLLGLSLVVGILVDDAIVVLENIYRHMEMGKSRIRAAYDGTAEIGATVTSITLVIVVVFLPIAMSTGLVSNIITQFCVTVIISTMFSLLASFTIIPWLSSRFGKLEHIEGKNLFGKIILGFESYLTRFTNWVSNLLNWCLDHYIKTIVAVVVMFFGTIFWLMGGGYIGGEFFASSDSGEFLVQIEMPKDASLEQTNFMTQKAEAFLKGEKYVFSQITTVGQTSEGLGAAQATAYKAEIDVKMIDQKDRTDDANVYAAKVKRKLEKVLVGAKVKTVPVGILGTAEDATLGLIVTGPNVESAMKFAKLAEAELRTIPGTTEIKLTVEDGNPEINVQVDRDKMAALGLTLQTVGLTMQTAYSGNTDGKFRAGEYEYDINIKYNEFDRKNITDVSNLIFINNAGQQIKLNQFATITEGSGPSKLERRDKTASVTVQGQNVGVPAGTIVQQWQAKLDKLQKPTGVNYIWGGDQENQSEGFGTLGIALLAAIILVYLVMVGLYDSFVHPFVVLFAIPLSFIGVLFALALTNNTLNIFTILGVIMLIGLVCKNAIMLVDYTNQRRAAGESIRNALIQANHARLRPILMTTIAMVFGMFPIALASGAGAEWKNGLAWVIIGGLISSLFLTLIVVPVIYDIMEKIIRKFSKGEKIDYEAEMHADYVHTELSEDGFNPKHTH; from the coding sequence ATGAAATTAGCCGAAATATCCATAAAACGTCCGTCGTTGGTAATTGTATTGTTTACAATTCTGACACTAGGTGGATTGTTCAGTTACAGCCAATTAGGCTACGAGCTGATCCCAAAATTCGAAACCAACGTTATTACGGTTTCAACTGTATATCCTGGAGCTTCTCCGAGTGAGGTTGAAAATACAGTAACGAAAAAAATTGAAGATGCGATTGCGTCTTTAGAAAATATCAAGAAAATCGATTCGAAATCTTATGAGAGTCTTTCGATTGTGTCAATTACATTGACTTCAAATGCGAATGTTGATATTTCGATGAATGATGCTCAGCGTAAAATTAATGCGATTTTGAGTGATCTTCCAGATGATGCAGATCCTCCGTCATTGACTAAATTCTCTTTGAGTGATTTACCAATTATGACGCTTGGTGCGAATGGTAAAATGGATGAAGCAGCTTTCTACGATTTGATCGATAAAAAGATTGCGCCAGTTTTATCTCGTGTACAAGGGGTTGCTCAGGTAAACATTATTGGTGGTCAAGAGCGTGAGATTCAGGTAAACCTTGATGCAGTAAAAATGCAAGGTTACGGACTTTCAGTTCCACAAGTACAGCAGACTATCTTGAGTTCAAACTTGGATTTCCCTACAGGTAACATCCAGACTCGTAACCAAAAAATCTTAATCCGTTTAGCGGGTAAATATAAGAATGTTGACGAATTAAGAAACTTAGTAGTTTCTTCTCAAAACGGAATTCAAATTCGTTTAGGCGATATCGCTGATGTTCAGGATACACAAAAAATTGCAGAGAAAATTGCACGTGTAGATCAAAAAAGTGCAATTGTTCTTCAAATTGTAAAACAATCAGATGCTAATGCCGTTGCGGTAAGTGAGCAATTGATTAAGACAATTAAAACTTTAGAGAGCGATTACAAATCGGCTCAATTGAAATTAGAGGTTGCAAAAGACAGTACTGTCTTTACGCTTGAAGCAGCAGATTCTGTTGTACATGACTTGTTAATTGCAGTTATTCTGGTAGCATTTGTAATGTTGTTCTTCTTGCACAGTATTCGAAACTCGTTAATCGTAATGGTATCTATTCCAGCATCTTTGATTGCGACATTTATCGGAATTTATTTGTTAGGTTACACACTTAACTTAATGTCTTTACTTGGTTTGTCTCTTGTTGTAGGTATTCTTGTGGATGACGCGATTGTGGTACTAGAGAATATTTACCGACATATGGAGATGGGTAAAAGCCGAATTCGAGCGGCTTATGACGGAACTGCCGAAATTGGTGCAACCGTAACTTCGATTACATTAGTAATTGTGGTAGTGTTCTTGCCAATTGCAATGAGTACAGGATTAGTATCGAACATTATTACCCAGTTCTGTGTTACGGTAATTATTTCTACAATGTTCTCGTTGTTGGCTTCATTTACAATTATTCCATGGTTATCTTCTCGTTTTGGAAAACTAGAGCATATTGAAGGTAAAAATCTTTTCGGAAAAATTATCCTTGGTTTCGAAAGCTATTTGACTCGTTTTACAAACTGGGTATCAAACTTGCTTAACTGGTGTTTAGATCACTATATTAAAACAATAGTTGCAGTTGTAGTAATGTTTTTTGGAACGATCTTCTGGTTAATGGGAGGTGGATATATTGGAGGAGAGTTCTTCGCATCATCTGATAGTGGTGAGTTCTTAGTACAAATTGAAATGCCAAAAGACGCTTCGTTAGAGCAAACCAACTTTATGACGCAAAAAGCAGAAGCTTTCTTAAAAGGAGAGAAATATGTTTTCAGCCAGATTACAACAGTTGGTCAAACCAGTGAAGGTTTAGGAGCTGCTCAGGCAACTGCATACAAAGCAGAGATTGACGTTAAAATGATTGATCAAAAAGATCGTACAGACGACGCCAACGTTTATGCTGCAAAAGTAAAACGTAAACTGGAAAAAGTTTTAGTTGGAGCAAAAGTAAAAACAGTTCCAGTAGGTATCTTAGGTACTGCTGAGGATGCAACTCTAGGTTTGATCGTAACTGGTCCAAACGTAGAAAGCGCAATGAAATTTGCTAAACTTGCCGAAGCAGAATTACGTACCATTCCTGGAACAACTGAGATTAAATTAACAGTTGAAGACGGAAATCCAGAGATCAACGTTCAGGTTGATAGAGATAAAATGGCTGCTTTAGGACTAACACTTCAAACAGTTGGTTTAACTATGCAGACTGCTTACAGTGGTAATACAGACGGTAAATTTAGAGCTGGTGAATACGAGTACGATATCAACATTAAATACAACGAATTTGATAGAAAAAATATCACAGACGTTAGTAACTTGATTTTCATCAACAATGCAGGTCAGCAAATTAAATTAAACCAATTTGCTACAATTACTGAAGGTTCTGGACCAAGTAAATTAGAGCGTAGAGATAAAACAGCTTCTGTAACCGTACAAGGTCAGAATGTTGGGGTACCAGCAGGAACAATCGTTCAGCAATGGCAGGCAAAATTAGATAAATTGCAAAAACCTACAGGAGTTAATTACATCTGGGGTGGTGACCAAGAGAATCAATCAGAAGGATTTGGTACTTTAGGAATCGCATTATTAGCCGCTATTATTTTGGTTTACCTTGTAATGGTTGGATTATATGACAGTTTCGTTCACCCGTTTGTTGTATTATTTGCTATTCCGCTTTCGTTCATTGGAGTTTTATTCGCCCTAGCATTAACAAACAATACCTTGAATATTTTTACCATCTTAGGGGTAATCATGTTGATTGGTCTTGTGTGTAAGAATGCGATCATGCTTGTCGATTATACGAATCAGCGAAGAGCAGCCGGAGAATCAATCAGAAACGCTCTAATCCAAGCAAACCACGCTCGTTTACGTCCGATTTTGATGACGACAATTGCGATGGTATTTGGTATGTTCCCGATTGCATTGGCATCTGGAGCAGGAGCTGAATGGAAAAACGGATTAGCGTGGGTAATTATTGGAGGTTTGATTTCTTCATTATTCCTAACGTTAATTGTGGTACCAGTTATCTATGATATTATGGAGAAAATCATTAGAAAATTCTCTAAAGGAGAAAAAATCGACTACGAAGCAGAAATGCATGCCGATTATGTGCATACTGAATTAAGCGAAGACGGTTTTAATCCGAAACATACTCATTAA